Proteins found in one Micromonospora sp. WMMD1082 genomic segment:
- a CDS encoding sensor histidine kinase encodes MSTQGWLVDRQSRLRAVDRRRPWVMDTLVAVPIVLFSIPNLIENPLSAAIATLVLLPPLYWRRRYPFPAFLVTATIELIEGLLDVGVGAGVILLVMLFGVASRGSWRALAWASGITIALLVAQIYVLTPVTENRTITLFLVIGTSGAAVASGVAVRTRRAYLIALEDRAARLEVERDQRARLAVAEERARVAREMHDIVGHHVSVIVGLADGGAALATSRGERAAEPLGLIGDTGRQALSELRRVLGVLREGDADPQLSPQPGIDDLDRLLPSVRAAGLPVTYSTSGELHTLGRGVQLAVYRIVQEALTNTLKHAGRGATADVTLAACDGEVRVQVRDDGRGKPAAPSHGLLGMRERAAMYGGVVTAGPTEQGWLVDVVLKEPS; translated from the coding sequence ATGAGCACGCAGGGATGGCTGGTGGACCGGCAGTCGCGGTTGCGGGCCGTCGATCGGCGCCGCCCGTGGGTCATGGACACCCTGGTGGCCGTTCCGATCGTGCTCTTCAGCATCCCTAACCTCATCGAGAATCCCCTGTCGGCGGCGATCGCCACCCTGGTTCTGCTACCACCGCTGTACTGGCGGCGGCGGTACCCGTTCCCGGCGTTCCTGGTCACCGCGACCATCGAGTTGATCGAGGGATTGCTGGACGTCGGCGTCGGCGCCGGGGTGATCCTGCTCGTGATGCTGTTCGGGGTGGCCTCCCGCGGTTCGTGGCGGGCACTGGCCTGGGCCTCCGGGATCACCATCGCACTGCTGGTCGCCCAGATCTACGTGCTCACCCCGGTGACGGAGAACCGCACCATCACGCTGTTCCTGGTGATCGGCACGTCGGGGGCCGCGGTCGCGTCCGGCGTCGCGGTGCGCACCCGCCGGGCGTACCTCATCGCCCTTGAGGACCGCGCCGCCCGTCTCGAAGTCGAGCGGGATCAGCGGGCCCGCCTCGCCGTTGCCGAGGAGCGAGCCCGGGTGGCCCGCGAGATGCACGACATCGTCGGCCATCACGTTTCGGTGATCGTGGGCCTGGCCGACGGCGGCGCCGCGCTTGCCACCTCACGGGGGGAGCGGGCCGCCGAACCGCTCGGGTTGATCGGGGACACCGGCCGGCAGGCGCTGTCCGAGCTGCGCCGGGTGCTGGGCGTGCTACGCGAGGGAGACGCCGATCCGCAGCTGAGCCCGCAGCCCGGCATCGACGATCTCGACCGGCTGCTGCCGAGCGTGCGGGCGGCCGGGCTGCCCGTCACCTACTCCACCTCGGGCGAGTTGCACACCCTCGGGCGGGGCGTGCAACTCGCGGTCTACCGCATCGTTCAGGAAGCGCTCACCAACACCCTCAAACACGCGGGACGCGGGGCGACCGCGGACGTCACCCTAGCTGCCTGCGACGGAGAGGTACGGGTACAGGTACGCGACGACGGCCGTGGCAAACCCGCCGCCCCGAGCCACGGCCTGCTCGGCATGCGGGAACGCGCCGCCATGTACGGCGGGGTAGTGACCGCCGGCCCGACCGAGCAGGGCTGGCTCGTCGACGTCGTCCTCAAGGAGCCCTCATGA
- a CDS encoding FAD-dependent monooxygenase — MNTPTSPVPTGATVAGATDRPRVAVVGAGMGGLTLAILLARLPCIVDVYEQAPAFARVGAGINVSPNATRALDGAGVLTEMRRTACRPAGWTSRSWDTGDVLAYLPLGDEAEKRYHGPFLQMHRGDFHQALVEAAAATGGVNLHHGHRLVGLDQSAGDAVRLTFADGRTAEADLVIGADGIHSQVRRTVMGESELHFTGRVAYRGVVEMDRGQRDVDDDFVKWWGPDRHIVAYYIGAGREVYYVTSIPETSWREESWSTRGSLDDLREAMDGFHSDVHKVINMPHATYKWALYDRQPLATWHDGAVTLLGDACHPMVPYMAQGAAMAVEDAVVLYRSLTRHGFGDLPRALDAYEGTRLARTAQVQTESAQNTFMRSGGSPQWLYGYDAWSVPLTPADSEVSR, encoded by the coding sequence ATGAACACCCCCACTTCGCCGGTGCCAACCGGCGCGACCGTCGCCGGCGCGACCGACCGGCCCCGCGTCGCCGTGGTCGGCGCCGGAATGGGTGGCCTCACCCTGGCCATCCTCCTCGCCCGGCTGCCCTGCATCGTGGACGTCTACGAGCAGGCGCCGGCGTTCGCCCGAGTCGGCGCCGGCATCAACGTCAGCCCGAACGCCACCCGCGCGCTCGACGGTGCCGGCGTGCTCACCGAGATGCGTCGCACCGCCTGCCGCCCGGCGGGTTGGACCAGCCGTAGCTGGGACACCGGCGATGTCCTCGCCTACCTGCCGCTCGGAGACGAGGCGGAGAAGCGCTACCACGGGCCGTTCCTACAGATGCACCGCGGCGACTTCCACCAGGCCCTGGTCGAGGCCGCAGCGGCGACCGGAGGCGTCAACCTGCACCACGGCCACCGGCTCGTCGGGCTCGACCAGTCCGCCGGCGACGCGGTCCGACTGACCTTCGCCGACGGGCGTACGGCCGAGGCCGACCTGGTGATCGGCGCGGACGGCATCCACTCCCAGGTACGCCGGACGGTCATGGGCGAGTCCGAACTGCACTTCACCGGCCGCGTCGCCTACCGGGGCGTGGTCGAGATGGATCGCGGCCAACGGGACGTCGATGACGACTTCGTCAAGTGGTGGGGGCCGGACCGGCACATCGTCGCCTACTACATCGGCGCCGGCCGGGAGGTCTACTACGTCACCAGCATCCCGGAGACCTCCTGGCGGGAGGAGTCCTGGTCCACCCGGGGCAGCCTCGATGACCTGCGGGAGGCGATGGACGGCTTCCACTCCGACGTACACAAGGTGATCAACATGCCTCATGCCACCTACAAGTGGGCGCTCTACGACCGGCAGCCGCTGGCCACCTGGCACGACGGAGCAGTCACGCTGCTCGGCGACGCCTGCCATCCGATGGTGCCCTACATGGCCCAGGGCGCGGCGATGGCAGTGGAGGACGCGGTCGTGTTGTACCGGAGCCTGACCCGGCACGGCTTCGGCGACCTGCCCCGGGCCCTCGACGCGTACGAGGGAACCAGGCTGGCCCGGACCGCCCAGGTGCAGACCGAATCCGCCCAGAACACGTTCATGCGCTCCGGCGGCTCGCCGCAGTGGCTCTACGGCTACGACGCCTGGAGCGTGCCGTTGACCCCAGCCGACAGCGAGGTATCCCGATGA
- a CDS encoding ABC transporter ATP-binding protein, with protein MIQVREVTKRYGAKTVVDRLSFTAKPGQVTGFLGPNGAGKSTTMRMIVGLDAPNSGDVLVNGKPYASSKAPLREIGVLLEAKAVHPGRTAASHLLAMARTNGIPRSRVDEVLDLAGLSAVAHKRVGAFSLGMGQRLGIAASLLGDPAVVMLDEPVNGLDPEGVLWVRNLLTGLAAEGRTVMLSSHLMSEVSLIADHLVIVGRGRLLADTTVADLVAAEGVRVVTSAPDALRALIAGPGITVTSAGAEELLVAGVSARAIGLAAAARGIPLFELTPQNASLEAAFMDLTRDAVEYEASR; from the coding sequence ATGATTCAGGTACGCGAAGTTACCAAACGGTACGGTGCGAAGACGGTCGTCGACCGCCTGTCGTTCACCGCGAAACCCGGACAGGTCACCGGCTTCCTCGGCCCCAACGGCGCCGGCAAGTCGACCACCATGCGGATGATCGTCGGCCTCGACGCGCCGAACTCGGGCGACGTGCTGGTCAACGGCAAGCCATACGCATCGTCGAAGGCACCACTGCGCGAGATCGGCGTTCTGCTCGAGGCCAAGGCCGTGCACCCCGGCCGTACGGCGGCCAGCCACCTTCTCGCCATGGCCCGCACGAACGGCATCCCGCGCTCCCGCGTCGACGAGGTGCTCGACCTGGCCGGTCTCTCGGCCGTCGCCCACAAGCGGGTCGGGGCCTTCTCCCTCGGCATGGGTCAGCGGCTCGGCATCGCCGCCTCGCTGCTCGGCGACCCGGCCGTGGTGATGCTCGACGAGCCGGTCAACGGACTCGACCCCGAGGGAGTCCTCTGGGTGCGCAACCTGCTCACCGGCCTGGCCGCCGAAGGCCGCACCGTGATGCTGTCATCGCATCTGATGAGCGAGGTCTCGCTGATCGCAGACCACCTGGTCATCGTCGGCCGGGGCAGACTGCTGGCCGACACCACCGTGGCCGACCTCGTGGCCGCCGAGGGCGTCCGGGTCGTCACCTCCGCCCCCGACGCGCTGCGCGCCCTGATCGCCGGCCCGGGCATCACGGTCACGTCGGCCGGTGCCGAGGAGCTGCTCGTCGCCGGCGTCTCCGCCCGCGCGATCGGGCTGGCCGCGGCTGCCCGCGGCATCCCGCTGTTCGAGCTCACCCCGCAGAACGCCTCGCTCGAAGCGGCGTTCATGGACCTGACCCGCGACGCTGTCGAATACGAGGCCTCCCGATGA
- a CDS encoding helix-turn-helix domain-containing protein has translation MTQESSHRVVALVDAGSNPFELGCATEVFGLHRPELGRDLYAFRLCSATRTTRMRDGFFDLTGIAPLDAVDEADTVIVPNRPDVEVPRRPAVLDAIRRAHARGARLIGFCSGAFTLAEAGVLDGRRATAHWQWAAQFRSRFPRVHLETDVLFVDDGDILTAAGSAAALDLGLHVVRRDHGAEIANAVSRRLVFAHRDGGQRQFVERPIPDIPDDSLAPLLAWAQEHLDRPLTVADLAGHAAVSPATLHRRFRAELGTTPLAWLTGERVTLACRLLERGESRLDVVARRSGLGTATNLRTLLRRETGLTPTEYRRRFGRDCGAPPDQAQ, from the coding sequence ATGACGCAAGAATCCTCGCACCGTGTCGTGGCCCTGGTCGACGCCGGCTCGAACCCCTTCGAACTCGGCTGCGCCACCGAGGTGTTCGGACTGCACCGGCCCGAACTCGGCCGCGACCTGTACGCCTTCCGGCTCTGCTCGGCCACCCGCACCACCCGGATGCGCGACGGCTTCTTCGATCTGACCGGGATCGCCCCGCTCGACGCGGTCGACGAGGCGGACACGGTGATCGTTCCGAACCGCCCCGACGTCGAGGTCCCACGGCGCCCGGCCGTCCTGGACGCGATCCGCCGCGCCCACGCCCGCGGCGCCCGGCTGATCGGCTTCTGCAGCGGGGCGTTCACGCTGGCCGAGGCGGGAGTGCTCGACGGGAGACGGGCCACCGCCCACTGGCAGTGGGCGGCTCAGTTCCGGTCGCGCTTCCCTCGCGTACACCTGGAGACCGACGTTCTCTTCGTCGACGACGGTGACATCCTCACCGCGGCCGGCAGTGCCGCGGCCCTCGATCTGGGCCTGCACGTGGTGCGGCGCGACCACGGCGCGGAGATCGCCAACGCGGTCAGCCGCCGGCTCGTCTTCGCCCACCGTGACGGCGGTCAGCGGCAGTTCGTCGAGCGCCCGATCCCGGACATCCCGGACGACTCGCTGGCCCCGCTGCTGGCCTGGGCCCAGGAGCACCTCGACCGCCCGCTGACGGTCGCGGACCTGGCCGGTCATGCGGCGGTGAGCCCGGCGACGCTGCATCGGCGGTTCCGGGCCGAGTTGGGCACGACGCCGCTGGCCTGGCTGACCGGGGAGCGGGTCACCCTCGCCTGCCGCCTGCTCGAACGCGGCGAGTCCCGGCTGGACGTGGTCGCCCGCCGCAGTGGCCTCGGCACGGCGACGAACCTGCGCACCCTCCTGCGCCGCGAGACCGGCCTCACCCCGACCGAGTACCGCCGCCGCTTCGGCCGCGACTGCGGCGCTCCACCGGACCAGGCACAGTGA
- a CDS encoding alpha/beta hydrolase: MGQALTDPAAAAAADPGLVHEGAGRPVPIHGVGGPVPTVVLLHAAGLDHRMWRPVHTRLTGLGYRVVVPDLAGHGGRPAPPPAFTLGDLAEDVAGQLAELTGPLVLAGVSLGGMLAQLCALRPELPVAGLVLANTMSETPAPLRAALARRADRTAQAGMAGMVAETIDRWFTEHTRQTEPALINRVRDWLLAADPAVNAQTWRAIAELSLLGRLAAVNVPALVISGSADRAAPEELAAATAAALPRARRVRFAGVGHLAPLEQPDRFADELHRFIADDVVHRQEGDRA, from the coding sequence ATGGGCCAAGCGTTGACCGACCCCGCCGCCGCTGCCGCTGCCGATCCCGGCCTCGTGCACGAGGGCGCGGGCCGACCGGTCCCGATCCACGGCGTGGGCGGACCGGTTCCGACCGTCGTGCTGCTGCACGCCGCCGGCCTGGACCATCGGATGTGGCGGCCGGTGCACACGCGACTGACCGGGCTCGGATACCGGGTCGTCGTACCAGACCTGGCCGGCCACGGTGGGCGGCCGGCACCGCCGCCCGCGTTCACCCTCGGTGACCTCGCCGAGGACGTGGCCGGTCAGCTCGCCGAGCTGACCGGGCCGCTGGTGCTGGCCGGCGTCTCGCTCGGCGGGATGCTCGCGCAGCTCTGCGCGCTCCGTCCGGAACTGCCGGTGGCCGGTCTGGTGCTGGCCAACACGATGTCCGAGACCCCGGCGCCGCTCCGGGCGGCGCTGGCACGGCGGGCCGACCGCACCGCCCAGGCCGGGATGGCCGGCATGGTGGCCGAGACCATCGACCGCTGGTTCACCGAACACACCCGGCAGACCGAGCCGGCGCTGATCAACCGGGTCCGGGACTGGCTGCTGGCGGCCGACCCGGCCGTCAACGCGCAGACCTGGCGGGCGATCGCCGAGCTGTCGCTGCTCGGCCGGCTGGCCGCGGTCAACGTGCCGGCCCTGGTCATCTCCGGCTCGGCCGACCGGGCCGCCCCCGAGGAACTGGCGGCCGCGACCGCCGCCGCCCTGCCCCGGGCGCGCCGGGTGAGGTTCGCCGGCGTGGGGCACCTCGCCCCGCTGGAACAGCCGGACCGGTTCGCCGACGAGTTGCACCGGTTCATCGCCGACGACGTTGTCCACCGACAGGAAGGCGACCGAGCATGA
- a CDS encoding thiolase family protein, translated as MTRQVHVISAAMIPMGRHRESSYVGLAAPAVITALRDSGLTTDRIGAVYCGHAFGGMLTGQRIVKETGLAGIPVVNVDNACSGGASAVHLAAEAVARGAQETALVIGVDKLTQFGGGTLPLVAEDWEVQQGMVMPALYAMRARRYLHDRDGTVADLARLSVKNRRHGSKNPYAQYQKEVTVEEVLASRPIAEPLTLLQCCPTGDGAAALVVVADEVWRGLGQPPSMRIAASVLHSGGFEPGFRDMTRPEISYDSAREAYEQASIDPSDIDVVELHDAFTVAELVYYEALGLCPQGEAIGLLRSGGTTYGGQVVVNPSGGLLAKGHPVGASGVAQVVEAFWQLTGRAGARQVPGARTALTHVTGGGIAGLDHGACAVHIFEAAQ; from the coding sequence ATGACCCGCCAGGTACACGTGATCAGCGCGGCGATGATCCCCATGGGGCGACACCGTGAGTCGTCGTACGTCGGGCTGGCGGCTCCGGCCGTGATCACCGCGCTGCGCGACAGTGGGCTGACCACCGATCGGATCGGCGCGGTCTACTGCGGGCACGCGTTCGGGGGGATGCTCACCGGGCAGCGGATCGTGAAGGAGACGGGGCTCGCCGGCATCCCGGTGGTCAACGTGGACAATGCCTGCTCCGGCGGTGCCAGCGCGGTGCACCTGGCCGCCGAGGCGGTCGCCCGGGGAGCCCAGGAGACCGCCCTGGTGATCGGCGTGGACAAGCTCACCCAGTTCGGTGGCGGCACGCTGCCGCTGGTCGCCGAGGACTGGGAGGTGCAGCAGGGCATGGTGATGCCGGCCCTCTACGCCATGCGGGCGCGCCGCTACCTGCACGATCGGGACGGCACCGTGGCCGACCTCGCCCGGCTGAGTGTCAAGAACCGCCGGCACGGCAGCAAGAACCCCTACGCGCAGTACCAGAAGGAGGTCACGGTGGAGGAGGTGCTGGCATCCCGGCCGATCGCCGAACCGTTGACCCTGTTGCAGTGCTGCCCGACCGGTGACGGGGCAGCCGCGCTGGTCGTGGTCGCCGACGAGGTGTGGCGCGGGCTCGGCCAGCCGCCGTCGATGCGGATCGCCGCGTCGGTGCTGCACTCCGGGGGCTTCGAGCCCGGGTTCCGCGACATGACCCGCCCTGAGATCAGCTATGACTCGGCCCGGGAGGCGTACGAACAGGCGTCGATCGACCCGAGCGACATCGACGTGGTCGAACTGCACGACGCCTTCACCGTCGCCGAGTTGGTCTACTACGAGGCGCTCGGCCTCTGCCCGCAGGGCGAGGCGATCGGGCTGCTCCGTTCCGGTGGCACGACGTACGGCGGCCAGGTGGTGGTCAACCCGAGCGGCGGGCTGCTGGCCAAGGGCCACCCGGTCGGGGCAAGTGGTGTGGCGCAGGTGGTGGAGGCGTTCTGGCAGCTCACCGGTCGGGCCGGTGCCCGGCAGGTGCCGGGCGCCCGGACCGCGCTGACGCACGTGACGGGTGGCGGCATCGCCGGGCTCGACCACGGCGCCTGCGCGGTGCACATCTTCGAGGCGGCGCAGTGA
- a CDS encoding response regulator transcription factor, with protein MTTVLIADDQQLQRMGFRMLLDGTPGMTVVGEASGGAEAVRMVEQTRPDVVLMDVRMPGMDGIEATRRITAAGSRTHVLMLTTFDLDEYVYAGLRAGASGFLLKDARPEELVAGIRAVASGDSVVAPSLTRKLMNAYLEHPAPTTQADPRLSTLSEREREVLEAIGQGATNAEIAERFTLTESTVKKHVGRVLAKIGARDRIHAVIFAYDNGLVRPRA; from the coding sequence ATGACCACCGTGCTGATCGCCGACGACCAGCAGCTGCAACGCATGGGTTTCAGGATGCTGCTCGACGGCACCCCCGGGATGACCGTGGTCGGCGAGGCTTCGGGCGGCGCCGAGGCCGTGCGGATGGTGGAACAGACCCGCCCGGACGTGGTGTTGATGGACGTGCGCATGCCCGGCATGGACGGCATAGAGGCCACCCGCCGGATCACCGCGGCTGGCTCGCGCACTCACGTACTGATGCTGACCACCTTCGACCTGGACGAATACGTCTACGCCGGACTGCGAGCCGGAGCGAGCGGCTTCCTACTCAAAGACGCCCGTCCCGAGGAGCTGGTCGCCGGCATCCGCGCCGTGGCGAGCGGAGACTCGGTGGTGGCTCCCAGCCTGACCCGCAAGCTGATGAACGCCTACCTTGAGCATCCGGCGCCGACCACTCAGGCAGACCCCCGCCTGAGCACCCTGAGCGAGCGGGAGCGGGAGGTCCTCGAAGCGATCGGCCAGGGCGCCACCAACGCCGAGATCGCCGAACGCTTCACCCTCACCGAGTCCACCGTGAAGAAGCATGTCGGACGCGTCCTAGCCAAGATCGGAGCGCGGGACCGGATCCACGCGGTCATCTTCGCGTACGACAACGGCCTGGTCCGACCGCGCGCCTGA
- a CDS encoding CoA transferase, with protein sequence MTSARSGPSTPTVPGGPLSGVRVLDLTTFLSGPFATQILSDLGAEVIKVESLGGDLSRSIPPHFVGDDSVYFLANNRGKRSIAVDLKTDDGRQVVLDLIARSDVVIENFRPGVCRRLGLDPDRIRADQPDLVWASISGFGQVGPLRDQPAYDMVVQAMSGVMSLTGEPGGPAVRLGIPAGDLIAGMYATIAVMAALLDRPRSGGRTADVSMLDGQLAMLSYQGAYSLVAGVTPGPQGRGHDSIPTYRSFAGRDGREFVVTANTERMWQGLCDALGRPDLIADERFVDGRARLTHRDQLWPILEKEFARRTAREWVRELATRAVPVSLIKTVPEALRDADEAGRDMIVDLAHPDGRQARVLGNPVRYVGESARPATYPPGLGEHTVAILRDILGRPPEEVDRLLSNRAVATDPRPPGTTPAVA encoded by the coding sequence GTGACCTCCGCCCGGTCCGGTCCGTCGACTCCGACGGTGCCGGGCGGCCCACTGTCCGGGGTGCGGGTGCTGGATCTGACCACCTTCCTGTCCGGTCCGTTCGCCACCCAGATCCTGTCCGACCTCGGCGCCGAGGTGATCAAGGTCGAGTCTCTCGGTGGCGACCTGAGCCGGTCCATCCCGCCGCACTTCGTCGGCGACGACAGCGTCTACTTTCTCGCGAACAACCGGGGCAAGCGCAGCATCGCCGTCGACCTCAAGACCGATGACGGCCGCCAGGTGGTGCTCGACCTGATCGCCCGCAGCGATGTGGTGATCGAGAACTTCCGTCCCGGGGTCTGCCGCCGGCTCGGCCTCGACCCGGACCGGATCCGGGCAGATCAGCCCGATCTGGTCTGGGCGTCGATCAGCGGGTTCGGCCAGGTCGGTCCGCTGCGTGACCAGCCCGCGTACGACATGGTGGTGCAGGCGATGTCCGGGGTGATGAGCCTGACCGGCGAGCCGGGTGGTCCGGCGGTCCGGCTCGGTATCCCGGCCGGTGACCTGATCGCCGGCATGTACGCCACGATCGCCGTGATGGCCGCGCTGCTGGACCGGCCGCGCAGTGGCGGACGGACCGCGGATGTGTCCATGCTGGACGGCCAGCTCGCGATGCTGTCGTATCAGGGGGCGTACTCGCTGGTCGCCGGGGTGACGCCCGGACCGCAGGGCCGGGGGCACGACTCCATCCCGACCTACCGGTCGTTCGCCGGGCGGGACGGGCGGGAGTTCGTGGTGACGGCGAACACCGAGCGGATGTGGCAGGGGCTGTGCGACGCCCTCGGCCGGCCCGATCTGATCGCCGACGAGCGATTCGTCGACGGACGGGCACGGCTGACCCACCGAGACCAGCTCTGGCCCATCCTGGAGAAGGAGTTCGCCCGGCGCACTGCCCGGGAATGGGTCCGCGAACTCGCCACGCGGGCCGTTCCGGTCTCGCTCATCAAGACGGTGCCCGAGGCGCTGCGGGACGCCGACGAGGCGGGCCGGGACATGATCGTCGACCTCGCCCACCCGGACGGCCGGCAAGCGCGGGTGCTCGGAAACCCGGTGCGGTATGTCGGCGAGTCGGCCCGTCCGGCGACGTACCCGCCCGGGCTGGGGGAGCACACCGTGGCGATCCTGCGGGACATCCTCGGCCGGCCGCCGGAGGAGGTCGACCGTCTGCTGTCGAACCGAGCGGTGGCGACGGACCCGCGCCCACCCGGCACCACCCCGGCCGTCGCCTGA
- a CDS encoding NAD-dependent epimerase/dehydratase family protein produces the protein MTTDGWSTGPVAVVGADGQVGSALRDRLAELPTEVRPLRRGDDLRAAFRGADVVVHLAGALAPGRGNSYRAANRDTVAATCAALQDCAVRRVVFLSYLNVSAASANPYLRFKAEAEQLLQDCDTPAVIFRCAHIYGPPDQPGPTASALLGRHGRVVVPGPGSQRYAWIARDDVVEALVHAALDPSTPTGTFDLAGPQAYTVDEFVGHINPGPVRVRHLPGWAARLASRLVPGIPKPLIDVLLRDCLPVNDPRETADRFGFTLRTLTETWRRSP, from the coding sequence GTGACGACCGATGGTTGGTCGACCGGTCCGGTGGCGGTCGTGGGCGCGGACGGCCAGGTCGGTTCCGCGCTACGGGACCGGTTGGCCGAACTGCCCACCGAGGTGCGTCCGCTGCGCCGCGGTGACGACCTGCGGGCCGCGTTCCGCGGCGCCGACGTGGTGGTGCATCTGGCCGGGGCGTTGGCACCCGGGCGGGGAAACAGCTATCGGGCCGCCAACCGCGACACTGTCGCGGCGACCTGCGCGGCGTTGCAGGACTGCGCCGTGCGGCGGGTGGTCTTTCTGTCCTACCTGAACGTCTCCGCCGCATCGGCCAACCCGTACCTGCGCTTCAAGGCCGAGGCCGAGCAACTCCTGCAGGACTGTGACACGCCAGCGGTGATCTTCCGATGCGCCCACATCTACGGGCCGCCCGACCAGCCCGGCCCGACTGCCTCGGCGTTGCTCGGCCGGCACGGACGGGTGGTCGTGCCCGGACCGGGAAGCCAACGCTACGCCTGGATCGCGCGGGACGACGTGGTGGAGGCGCTGGTCCACGCGGCGCTCGACCCGAGCACGCCGACCGGAACGTTCGACCTGGCCGGACCGCAGGCATACACCGTGGACGAGTTCGTCGGCCACATCAATCCCGGCCCGGTCCGCGTTCGGCACCTGCCCGGCTGGGCCGCACGCCTCGCCAGCCGGCTCGTACCAGGAATCCCCAAGCCTCTCATCGACGTCCTGCTGCGCGACTGCCTCCCCGTCAACGATCCGCGAGAGACCGCGGACAGGTTCGGGTTCACCCTGCGCACCCTGACCGAGACCTGGCGCAGGAGCCCTTGA
- a CDS encoding OB-fold domain-containing protein translates to MSEPRPLADLNPPDVVAPAADGQPARLIGGECRDCGARTFPTRVSCPRCLGGNVVPLPLGRRGTLYAYTTVHVSATRPVPYTIGYVDLPEGPRVLAGLPGDPARYHLDQQVSLVVETDGDRPAWAFVPAEPARPEGDRS, encoded by the coding sequence ATGAGTGAGCCACGGCCGCTGGCCGACCTGAACCCACCCGACGTGGTCGCACCCGCCGCCGACGGCCAGCCGGCCCGGCTCATCGGCGGGGAGTGCCGCGACTGCGGCGCCCGGACCTTTCCCACCCGGGTGTCCTGCCCCCGGTGCCTCGGCGGCAACGTCGTACCGCTGCCGCTCGGGAGGCGCGGCACCCTGTACGCGTACACCACCGTGCACGTGTCGGCCACCCGCCCGGTGCCGTACACGATCGGCTACGTCGATCTGCCGGAAGGCCCCCGGGTGCTCGCCGGCCTTCCCGGCGACCCCGCCCGGTACCACCTCGACCAGCAGGTGTCGCTGGTGGTCGAGACCGACGGAGACCGGCCAGCGTGGGCGTTCGTCCCCGCCGAGCCCGCCCGACCGGAGGGAGACCGTTCATGA
- a CDS encoding cupin domain-containing protein: MTEPISLTAALASFAELWSPRIVTRVNDHDIRVAKVRGEHVWHTHDHTDEFFLVLDGELTISLRDRTVVLRRGDVFTVPRGTEHKPSSPGGASILMVEPAGTMTVGDRHEDVPDHVDATTGHAL, from the coding sequence GTGACCGAACCGATCTCCCTGACTGCGGCCCTGGCGTCCTTCGCGGAGCTGTGGAGCCCGCGCATCGTGACCCGGGTCAACGACCACGACATTCGCGTCGCCAAGGTGCGCGGCGAGCACGTCTGGCACACCCATGACCACACCGACGAGTTCTTCCTGGTGCTCGACGGAGAGTTGACGATCTCCCTGCGCGACCGCACGGTGGTGCTGCGGCGAGGAGACGTCTTCACGGTGCCGCGCGGGACCGAGCACAAACCGTCGTCACCGGGCGGCGCGTCGATCCTCATGGTGGAGCCGGCGGGGACAATGACCGTGGGCGACCGGCACGAGGACGTGCCCGATCACGTCGACGCGACCACCGGGCACGCCCTGTAG
- a CDS encoding ABC transporter permease, producing the protein MKITAGGVVAAEWTKFSSLRSTWITTGISVFLLIAFGMIASASFSGDGLTSVDLALSGSILAALSVGVLGALLGAGEYTTGMIRATLAAVPRRLPVLWSKSLVAGSAAFVAMTAGAFAAFAAGSAVLNDKIGGLGLGDDGVLRALLGAGLYLGLVAVLGVALGMLVRSSAGAIAVLAALLLIVPGLAALLPGSISEAITPYLPSNAGSAVMALTQADGTLAPWAGLAVFAGYAVVTLAAAAYRLKKTDA; encoded by the coding sequence ATGAAGATCACCGCTGGTGGCGTCGTCGCCGCCGAATGGACCAAGTTCTCCTCCCTGCGCTCCACCTGGATTACGACCGGCATCTCCGTCTTTCTCCTGATCGCCTTCGGCATGATCGCCTCGGCTTCCTTCTCGGGCGACGGCCTGACCTCGGTCGACCTGGCTCTGTCCGGCAGCATCCTGGCCGCCCTGTCCGTCGGCGTGCTCGGTGCGCTGCTGGGCGCCGGCGAGTACACCACCGGCATGATCCGGGCGACCCTCGCCGCGGTGCCGCGCCGGTTGCCGGTGCTGTGGTCGAAGAGCCTCGTGGCGGGGTCGGCCGCCTTCGTCGCGATGACCGCCGGCGCTTTCGCTGCTTTCGCGGCCGGGTCGGCCGTGCTCAACGACAAGATCGGCGGCCTGGGCCTCGGCGACGACGGCGTGCTGCGGGCCCTGCTCGGCGCCGGCCTCTATCTCGGCCTGGTCGCGGTGCTCGGCGTCGCGCTCGGCATGCTCGTCCGCTCCAGCGCCGGCGCCATCGCGGTCCTGGCCGCCCTGCTGCTGATCGTGCCCGGTCTGGCCGCGTTGCTGCCGGGCTCGATCTCCGAGGCCATCACCCCGTACCTGCCCAGCAACGCCGGCAGCGCCGTGATGGCGCTGACCCAGGCGGACGGCACGCTGGCGCCCTGGGCGGGCCTTGCGGTCTTCGCCGGGTATGCGGTCGTGACGCTCGCCGCGGCGGCATACCGGCTCAAGAAGACCGATGCGTAA